The following coding sequences lie in one Arachis hypogaea cultivar Tifrunner chromosome 4, arahy.Tifrunner.gnm2.J5K5, whole genome shotgun sequence genomic window:
- the LOC112796350 gene encoding uncharacterized protein isoform X2, protein MELFRRCEDLENIDGLHMIFKIVKGIILLNSTQIFERIFSDEFIMDIIGSLEYDPEAPHIQHHRKFLKEHVIFKEAVPIKDRTVLSKIHQTYRVGLLKDVVLARVLDEATVANLNSMIYANNAFVVSVLKDDSTFIQELFARLKSPTTSSESKKNLVYFLYEFCSLSKSLPMVQQLRLFRDLMNEGIFDIITDVLQCQDKKFVLTGTDILILFLNQDPNLLRSYVVRQEGMTLLGLLVRGMITDFGDEMHCQFLEIIRSLLDSCTLSGAQRDTIIDIFFEKHLGQLIEVITASCPPENVARASSKSVGPAQRVQLQSVTKPEILANICDLLCFCVLHHPYRIKCNFLPNNVIDKILLLTRRREKYLVVGAVRFVRTILSRHDEHLIIHFVRNNLLKPIVDAFVANGNRYNLLNSAVLELFEYIRKENLTLLLKYIIESFWDRLMKFEYLVSIRSLKVKYEQCVDNGGTKSTSNVTDLRRRTDERCLEKEEEEYFNEDSDEEDSSASISRNQKAQQQKPVLSNGVAAGYSQSPRSGALVDYDDDEDDEDYRPPQRKQLETSEEDEGTMESLRLKRKLPSKDKEPESVKKQKLSKNSKSKDSVFAALCSTLSQAVLPVKRTAMNIHTGPWPNDGRESPGEGNQEKGPSVSGTCSEISNTTNEENHLDRETAASRNVSERLPGTLENGQLGTEEHPLVSPKSSPEMAVNGS, encoded by the exons ATGGAACTATTCAGAAGATGTGAAGACTTGGAAAATATTGATGGCCTTCACATGATTTTCAAGATAGTCAAAGGGATAA TATTGCTTAACAGTACACAAATTTTCGAGAGAATATTCAGTGATGAATTTATAATGGACATTATTGGTTCTCTTGAGT ATGATCCAGAAGCTCCTCATATTCAGCATCATCGTAAATTCTTAAAGGAGCATGTTATTTTTAAGGAG GCCGTACCAATAAAGGATCGTACTGTGTTGTCAAAGATACATCAGACATATAGAGTTGGTCTTTTGAAG GATGTTGTTTTGGCTAGAGTATTGGATGAGGCTACTGTTGCAAATCTGAACTCTATGATATATGCAAACAATGCCTTT GTTGTTTCTGTATTGAAGGATGACAGTACATTTATCCAGGAGTTATTTGCTAGGTTAAAATCCCCCACCACTTCTTCtgaatcaaagaaaaatttg GTTTATTTCTTGTATGAGTTTTGCAGTTTAAGCAAGAGCCTACCAATGGTTCAGCAGCTTCGACTTTTTAG GGATCTGATGAATGAAGGCATCTTTGATATTATCACTGATGTCCTGCAATGTCAAGACAAGAAGTTTGTGCTTACTGG AACAGATATCCTCATTCTATTCTTGAATCAGGATCCTAATCTTCTGCGTTCCTATGTTGTGAGGCAAGAAGGAATGACACTACTTGGACTGTTG gtTAGAGGAATGATAACAGATTTTGGAGATGAGATGCACTGCCAGTTTCTTGAAATCATTCGGAGTTTGTTGGACTCGTGCACGTTGTCTGGAGCACAG AGGGACACTATAATTGACATATTCTTTGAGAAGCATTTGGGTCAACTGATTGAAGTGATAACAGCATCATGTCCTCCAGAAAATGTTGCCCGTGCAAGTAGCAAATCTGTAGGTCCTGCTCAAAGAGTTCAGTTGCAGAGTGTGACGAAGCCAGAGATACTAGCAAACATATGTGACTTATTATGCTTTTGCGTCTTGCACCATCCATACAGGATAAA GTGCAACTTTCTTCCTAATAATGTGATTGATAAAATTTTGTTACTGACACGGAGAAGAGAAAAATACTTGGTTGTTGGTGCTGTCCGGTTTGTTCGTACTATTCTCTCCCGCCAT GATGAGCATCTGATTATCCATTTTGTTAGAAATAATCTTCTCAAACCAATTGTAGATGCCTTTGTTGCCAATGGAAATCGCTACAATCTGCTTAACTCTGCAGTTCTTGAACTTTTTGAGTATATTCGCAAG GAGAATCTAACATTGTTGCTGAAATATATAATTGAATCCTTCTGGGACCGGTTGATGAAATTTGAGTATTTGGTATCCATTCGCTCGCTGAAAGTAAAGTATGAGCAG TGTGTAGATAATGGTGGTACAAAAAGTACATCTAATGTGACTGACCTTCGAAGACGAACTGATGAGCGTTGTTtggagaaagaagaggaagagtactttaaTGAAGACAG TGATGAAGAGGATTCATCTGCATCCATTTCGCGAAATCAGAAAGCGCAGCAGCAAAAACCTGTTTTGTCCAATGGAGTTGCTGCAGGCTACTCACAGAG TCCAAGGTCTGGTGCACTGGTCGATTATgatgatgacgaggatgatgagGATTACAGGCCGCCACAAAGGAAGCAACTGGAgacttctgaagaggatgaagggACAATGGAGTCTCTCAGGCTGAAAAGGAAATTGCCTTCAAAGGATAAGGAGCCTGAGTCAGTGAAGAAGCAGAAACTGTCTAAGAACTCAAAATCAAAAGATAGTGTTTTTGCTGCGTTGTGTTCAACATTGAGCCAGGCTGTGCTACCTGTTAAGAGAACTGCAATGAACATTCATACAGGCCCTTGGCCAAATGATGGGAGGGAGAGCCCAGGGGAAGGCAATCAAGAAAAGGGGCCAAGTGTTTCTGGAACCTGTTCTGAGATTAGCAATACAACAAATGAAGAGAACCATTTAGATAGAGAAACTGCTGCCTCAAGaaatgtttctgaaaggttacctggCACCCTGGAGAATGGCCAGTTGGGTACTGAGGAACATCCATTGGTTTCACCAAAATCCTCACCAGAGATGGCTGTCAACGGATCTTAG
- the LOC112796350 gene encoding uncharacterized protein isoform X1: MGALEKSQANSSNSMQRVKVYRMNDDGKWDDQGTGHVTIDYIERSEELGLFVYDEEDNDNLLMHRISSEDIYRKQEDTIISWRDPESGTELALSFQETSGCSYIWDNICNVQRNMHFTLNTEAFHSVNSELRELPAVELSTLPLILKTLVESGIADQLRLAELILSDQDFFRKLMELFRRCEDLENIDGLHMIFKIVKGIILLNSTQIFERIFSDEFIMDIIGSLEYDPEAPHIQHHRKFLKEHVIFKEAVPIKDRTVLSKIHQTYRVGLLKDVVLARVLDEATVANLNSMIYANNAFVVSVLKDDSTFIQELFARLKSPTTSSESKKNLVYFLYEFCSLSKSLPMVQQLRLFRDLMNEGIFDIITDVLQCQDKKFVLTGTDILILFLNQDPNLLRSYVVRQEGMTLLGLLVRGMITDFGDEMHCQFLEIIRSLLDSCTLSGAQRDTIIDIFFEKHLGQLIEVITASCPPENVARASSKSVGPAQRVQLQSVTKPEILANICDLLCFCVLHHPYRIKCNFLPNNVIDKILLLTRRREKYLVVGAVRFVRTILSRHDEHLIIHFVRNNLLKPIVDAFVANGNRYNLLNSAVLELFEYIRKENLTLLLKYIIESFWDRLMKFEYLVSIRSLKVKYEQCVDNGGTKSTSNVTDLRRRTDERCLEKEEEEYFNEDSDEEDSSASISRNQKAQQQKPVLSNGVAAGYSQSPRSGALVDYDDDEDDEDYRPPQRKQLETSEEDEGTMESLRLKRKLPSKDKEPESVKKQKLSKNSKSKDSVFAALCSTLSQAVLPVKRTAMNIHTGPWPNDGRESPGEGNQEKGPSVSGTCSEISNTTNEENHLDRETAASRNVSERLPGTLENGQLGTEEHPLVSPKSSPEMAVNGS; this comes from the exons CGTGTCAAGGTTTATCGAATGAATGATGATGGAAAATGGGATGACCAAGGCACTGGACATGTCACTATTGATTATATAGAG AGATCAGAAGAGCTGGGTTTATTTGTTTATGATGAAGAAGATAATGACAACTTACTAATGCATCGCATCAGTTCTGAAGATATTTACAGGAAACAAGAAG ATACAATCATCTCTTGGAGAGATCCAGAATCTGGTACAGAACTAGCCCTTAGCTTTCAAGAGACTAGTGGATGCTCTTATATTTG GGACAATATTTGCAATGTGCAAAGGAATATGCATTTTACTTTAAATA CTGAGGCATTTCACAGTGTAAACAGTGAGTTAAGGGAGTTACCCGCGGTTGAGTTGTCAACACTTCCTTTGATTCTTAAG ACTCTGGTTGAGAGTGGCATTGCAGACCAGTTGCGGCTTGCGGAGCTAATATTGAGTGAT CAAGATTTTTTTCGAAAGCTGATGGAACTATTCAGAAGATGTGAAGACTTGGAAAATATTGATGGCCTTCACATGATTTTCAAGATAGTCAAAGGGATAA TATTGCTTAACAGTACACAAATTTTCGAGAGAATATTCAGTGATGAATTTATAATGGACATTATTGGTTCTCTTGAGT ATGATCCAGAAGCTCCTCATATTCAGCATCATCGTAAATTCTTAAAGGAGCATGTTATTTTTAAGGAG GCCGTACCAATAAAGGATCGTACTGTGTTGTCAAAGATACATCAGACATATAGAGTTGGTCTTTTGAAG GATGTTGTTTTGGCTAGAGTATTGGATGAGGCTACTGTTGCAAATCTGAACTCTATGATATATGCAAACAATGCCTTT GTTGTTTCTGTATTGAAGGATGACAGTACATTTATCCAGGAGTTATTTGCTAGGTTAAAATCCCCCACCACTTCTTCtgaatcaaagaaaaatttg GTTTATTTCTTGTATGAGTTTTGCAGTTTAAGCAAGAGCCTACCAATGGTTCAGCAGCTTCGACTTTTTAG GGATCTGATGAATGAAGGCATCTTTGATATTATCACTGATGTCCTGCAATGTCAAGACAAGAAGTTTGTGCTTACTGG AACAGATATCCTCATTCTATTCTTGAATCAGGATCCTAATCTTCTGCGTTCCTATGTTGTGAGGCAAGAAGGAATGACACTACTTGGACTGTTG gtTAGAGGAATGATAACAGATTTTGGAGATGAGATGCACTGCCAGTTTCTTGAAATCATTCGGAGTTTGTTGGACTCGTGCACGTTGTCTGGAGCACAG AGGGACACTATAATTGACATATTCTTTGAGAAGCATTTGGGTCAACTGATTGAAGTGATAACAGCATCATGTCCTCCAGAAAATGTTGCCCGTGCAAGTAGCAAATCTGTAGGTCCTGCTCAAAGAGTTCAGTTGCAGAGTGTGACGAAGCCAGAGATACTAGCAAACATATGTGACTTATTATGCTTTTGCGTCTTGCACCATCCATACAGGATAAA GTGCAACTTTCTTCCTAATAATGTGATTGATAAAATTTTGTTACTGACACGGAGAAGAGAAAAATACTTGGTTGTTGGTGCTGTCCGGTTTGTTCGTACTATTCTCTCCCGCCAT GATGAGCATCTGATTATCCATTTTGTTAGAAATAATCTTCTCAAACCAATTGTAGATGCCTTTGTTGCCAATGGAAATCGCTACAATCTGCTTAACTCTGCAGTTCTTGAACTTTTTGAGTATATTCGCAAG GAGAATCTAACATTGTTGCTGAAATATATAATTGAATCCTTCTGGGACCGGTTGATGAAATTTGAGTATTTGGTATCCATTCGCTCGCTGAAAGTAAAGTATGAGCAG TGTGTAGATAATGGTGGTACAAAAAGTACATCTAATGTGACTGACCTTCGAAGACGAACTGATGAGCGTTGTTtggagaaagaagaggaagagtactttaaTGAAGACAG TGATGAAGAGGATTCATCTGCATCCATTTCGCGAAATCAGAAAGCGCAGCAGCAAAAACCTGTTTTGTCCAATGGAGTTGCTGCAGGCTACTCACAGAG TCCAAGGTCTGGTGCACTGGTCGATTATgatgatgacgaggatgatgagGATTACAGGCCGCCACAAAGGAAGCAACTGGAgacttctgaagaggatgaagggACAATGGAGTCTCTCAGGCTGAAAAGGAAATTGCCTTCAAAGGATAAGGAGCCTGAGTCAGTGAAGAAGCAGAAACTGTCTAAGAACTCAAAATCAAAAGATAGTGTTTTTGCTGCGTTGTGTTCAACATTGAGCCAGGCTGTGCTACCTGTTAAGAGAACTGCAATGAACATTCATACAGGCCCTTGGCCAAATGATGGGAGGGAGAGCCCAGGGGAAGGCAATCAAGAAAAGGGGCCAAGTGTTTCTGGAACCTGTTCTGAGATTAGCAATACAACAAATGAAGAGAACCATTTAGATAGAGAAACTGCTGCCTCAAGaaatgtttctgaaaggttacctggCACCCTGGAGAATGGCCAGTTGGGTACTGAGGAACATCCATTGGTTTCACCAAAATCCTCACCAGAGATGGCTGTCAACGGATCTTAG